The genomic interval TGTCGTTTGGAGATGATATTTCCACcaggtttttttaccattatgGTGCACTTGGTTGTTCATTTAGCCACTGAAGCAAAATTAGGAGGTCCCGTGTGTTACCGATCTATGTATTTTGTGGAAAGGTGCATTTCTCTCACaagtatattttcatttgttatGTACTATAGAATTCTTAACATTTTTAATCTTTCTCTTTGTTTATGTAGATATTTGTGTGTATTGAAGTCATATGTGCGTAATAAGGCACATCCTGAAGGGTGTATTGCAGAAGCATATTTGGCAGATGAGTGTATGACATTTTGTTCAAGATATCTTGAAGGTTTTGAGACAAAGCATAACCAGCCTACACGAAATGATGATAGTGATGAGTCAGTTGCATGTTCAGATGATGAATGCACACCATATCTTTTTCCTCATGTTGGAAAACCACTTAGCAAGCCGAGAAGTTATATTATTAGGGGCATGACTAAAATGCAAGCACATAGATATGTGCTCTTCAACTATCCAGATATCAACTCATACCTTCGGTATTAGCTCAAGATCATACACTTTATCACTAATCATTTTCTTCAGAGCATACTTCATGAcactttttccttttatagAACTCATGCTGATGAGATTAGAAGAACATATCGGCAAGGCCGCGTCACCCCAAAGATTATCGAGCGTatccaaaatgaaaaattcCACGAATGGTTCAGAGCTCATGtaagttttgttttattatcattTAGATGTGGAAATATAATCATGACTAAGCAATCGTATGTACACAGATAATGGATCTAGAGAGGAAAAATGGCATCTGTAGTGTCAATAATGATCATAGATGGCTGGCTCATGGTCCAATTGGTCCAGCAAAAAGATACCGTGCTTTTAATACCCGTGGCTTCCGGTTTAGGCCTAAACATTTGGATGGAGTGACACAGAATAGCGGAGTTGTCCTAAGTGCAAAAACATCCGGTTATACTAAATCAAATGACGCAAATCCAATATTGGGTGATCTAACATACTATGGTAGAGTCATCGATATTATTGAGCTAAACTACTATGGACAATTTTCAGTGGTATTGTTTAAATGTGAATGAGTTGATGTTGTTTCTGGAAAAGGAGTTAAAAAAGATAAGTATGGTTACACACTAGTTAACTTCTCACATCTCATACATACTGGAGAAAAGTTGAGCATGAGccctttattttttccaaTCAAGCAGATCAAGTTTATTATGCTGATGATCCAATTAATCCTGGGTGGTCTGTGGTTAGAAAGAACAAACCTAGAGATATATATGACATTGGTGAGGATGAATATGCAGGTGACATAGAAATTGAGCCATTCCATGTTTCACACCTTGGTGGAATGTCCAGTAATGCAAACAATTACAAGCAATGGGTTCGAACAGATGTTGAAGGAACAATAGTAGATGTTGATAATAATGCTTTCAATAATAAAGGATAACAGAGGAAAATTATTACtctttcatgatttatttcatTACTTCAAGGTATATGCAATTACTTGATCTGAATCCTTTTGatggatttatttttgttagcaAAGGTGCTTCCAGTTTTAGAACTATTGAAAACTCTATCCAACTGAATGCATCTAACTCCAACAATATTTATGGTctttaaattactttttttacttttctgtGTACGGTCCAACTATTAGGTCCACTGGTTAAGtatgattttatattatgttctTATGGAAAAATGATTACAAGCGTAGTGGATGAATAATGTGTTGTTACCTTGGCTCCATATGTTATTCTACTGGCCCGTTTAAAAACTCTCATCAGTTGCAGTTCATGAATATCTTGATATTTCCATACTTGTATAGATCACAAACGACATGGTCTTGGATCTGATATCTAGAAACATTCCCTCTGATTTTCCCCTACCTTGCTTAGAAATTCAATCTTAGCTAATTCAGATGATAGGGAGCATGAAACCACATAAACTCCTTGTACACGTGCaaagacaaattaatataaatgagCCAAACTTTAGTTGAAATAATCATGCATATTGGTAATTTAACAAATCTATGTAACGAAGAAGGGTAAAATAAGGCGTGCAAATGTCTATATTTGAGATGGATCATATGTTATTCTACTGGCCCGTTTAAAAACTCTCATCAGTTGCAGTTCATGATTATCTTGATATTTCCATACTTAAAATAATAAGTTTTCAGGAAGATAATAATTATTCGGGCATCGGCGAACAGATCAGCACCAGGTTTGGATACCGGATAATGAATTTTGGGCCAGATGAATAACACATGGTAGCTGTGTCCGTGCAGCACCAACAGAACAGCACATGGCGCATGAGCGATTCTATTGGTCTTGTTCGTCTCTGTGTGCAGGCAGTGGGCATATTATGTCTGTAGATGCTTACTTTCAGATCCTGGACTGATTTTGTCCATGTTTTTATCCAATTATGGTGGTTTGAGCGTCTATCAGCTGCTTTGGGCCTTCCATGAAATCTGAAGATGTATGCAGTTGATTCTCATGCTCATGTAATCCGGTAAAGGATGTAATCGTTGTTAGGATTTTGGGATGCCCTTTGTGAAATGTGTCCTTTGCAGGGGAAAAGGGGTCAGAGATAAATTATCTTACTCTTAGCAGATTTTTCGAGAATATGCATCTTTTGTTGCTTTCAAAACAAGAATAAGAACATCaatttcacatatatatactctgtATGTGTGCTTGTGTTTCTTGCCCACTAACTACATTACTGCGGTATGGGGACTTTGCTGAAATTGAGCTCCTTAAGTGTCATTTCAAACCGCCGCATCTGAATCTCTGAAATTATGGTTCAGGCTGAGGAGCTGTCAGATCtctgatactccctccatatttttttatatgacaccgttacttttgaatttatggttgattgtttatcttatttaaaatttatatgcccaaatatgtaaaattataagatatattacctccgtttcatattataagactttttggtcttgcctaaatttattcattgatcaatgtatatagtttatatatgtgtctatattcattagcatccatatgaatttgggcaatgttagaaaatcttacattacgaaatagagagagtacttaaagttcttataataataaataatattataacaaaataatcaataattatataattttttcaaaaagatgaatgatcaaacatggatctaaaagtcaacggcatcatataaaaaagagaatgGACGTCCTCCGTTTCCCTGGGTTATGTAAGCCCATTAGACTAAATCTCAATATAACTTGCGCTTACGAGAGTACAAAACGAGGCTGTAGCTCAATGGATTAACGAGGCTGTAGCTCAATGGATTAGGCGCTATGCTATCAATGAACATTGCTAGCCATCggattctctcttctcttcctccaCTGCTATGGTCATTAAAGAAGTAACATaatttaactttattttaaatataaatacaattaacattaacattaattttatttaatttatttatgatgttatttttaaaataacttgaGTCCAaccatccttttttttatataaaatgggCATTGGTCAACCCAACGAATGCTTGGTTCAGTGATCAAACCACAAttcctaaaaataaagttacaaatgtgtgtataaaattaaatttcttaaattttgataaatgcaGAAAAAATAAGTACAATCATTTACAACTAATGACACAAATGTTTGCTTACCCAGTTGGCTAGTCTAGTGCGATTGTTGTGTTTATACACACCAGGTTTGGAGTTCGACTCCTCCGTTAAATTTCTGTTTTAAACATGTAGCGCAACAACATAGTGTTACTATACGTATACCTACTGTAACATACTGAAATTGTGTTACAACGTGCTTCGTAACACATAACGTATCATTGCTATAGCAGCTATAGCATTCTCCAGTAACACATCTCCGAATATGTTACAAAATGTCGGTTCTGACGTGGTGGTGGCAACGAGCTCCCATCCCCTCCCCTGGAGCGGCGAGCTCCTCCccccggcggccacggcgagctcccctccccctcccggcGCGGCACCGAGCTCTCCCCCTTGGCGGCCGTGGCAAGTTTCCCTCCTTCCCGGCGCAGCACCGAGCTGCCGAGCTCCCCCCTCGGCGCCCGTGACGAGCTCCCCTACCCTCCCCCCGGCGCGACGAGCTCTACCCCTTGGCGCGACACGACGAGCTCATCCAAGTCAAAGGCGCGGCCAGATCTACACTTCCCGGCGGCGGGCGTCGGCAACCCTAGTGCCCTTTCGACGGCGCCGACACAACCCagaagaaggagaggaagaggaaggagaaggggACGCTGACCTCACATGCGTCTGCGTTGCCGGCCATCGTCTCCAGCGtttgcgccgtcgccagcaACCGAGAAAGGCAGCACCGTATGCGATGCCCTCACCATCTCCCTGTGCGACGCGATGCCAGCCTGTCTCGGGTTCGCCCCGTCCCACCCCGTCTGGCTAATTTGGTGTAACCATCCCacccaagaaaaaatattttttactgcgTCTAACCCAATCATCCATAAACCAAACACTACCAATACGTATGATACTatcttatcatattttatcctTGCAACCAAACACACTCTTAATTAATTGCATCAATTTAACCATGGATAAATTATCTAGTAACTGTTAAAACTGCTGCCCTTATTGTCAATCctatcttttttacttttgcatATTCTTATAagctgaaatttaaatttttaatagattttgagaattttttgctatattttattttgcagaCTTGTCTATTAAATTgctaaccatatatatatatatatatatataagtctctatcctactaccaggtgtagctacttttttcatgtgtaaggtgcagaaacacctctatacatatttcttctctctttcaatcgaaagtacaaactcaatcgaaagtacaaactctatacatgtaggtatatcattcacatgagatttaatagtgtccaGATTTTCTGTAAGGTAGGAAcagaaataattatgaaaatgtttttcatcatgaGCGTGCAGGGgatagctacacctggtagtagaatctaattttccatatatatatatatatattatttataaatatattgtttatcttttttctacATAAGTCAAAATCACCGTCTGTGAcaggaaatttaactttttgtcactcttacgaTTGGTCAAAACAGATTTACCACTTATTATCTATAACACGTGGAGCCTCATAAGTTTATGACATATGAGTTCAGTGGTAAATCTATTATCAACATTTAtaaagagtggcaaaaagttaaatgccttGACAGAGGGTCGTTATCCCCCTATCTTTTGCCTTGTCACCCAGGAAAGATGACTGCAAGTGTCACTGTCAGCAGAGGAATCTGATCGTACAAATGATTGGCGGCACCACACTTAGGCTGCGTTTagatagcaaaataaaaatttttgctagtcagatcaaacgtttgatcaggTGTCGGAACgggtttttggatacgaatgaaaaaacgaatttcacggctcacctaaaaatcgcgagacgaatcttttgagcctcaTTAATCTGTCGTTAGTGCATGTGGgtcactgtagcacttatgactaatcatatactaattagactcaaaagattcgtctcatgatttctcacgtaactgtgtaattagtttttcatttcatctatatttaatactctatttaggtgtccaaagattcgatgtgatgttttgggagaaaaatttttgggaactaaacagagccTTAAAACAATTCTCTCCTTGATGACAGTGGTCATCATTAgggtttttaaagaaaatgataaatgatatatttgtaaataaaaaataatttattaacaaaacttttatatacatatttatagtgaTCTAATAgccaaaactataaaataaacttagctCAAAAACCTCAGAATCGACTCAggtttaaggttgaaaattcaaattttaaatcacaTTAATCCATTATCACGGTTACAGTATCCTTAATAGCAcgctactaaaatttaaatagtatactaaaaatttatttaaaactttagtaaaatatatttctaactCATATATTTTAACGTGATATATGACACACAAATTTATCGCAACGTTATATgttttagttctaattttaccgttataaaattttttattacacataGTACGAgtgtaatataataaaatcagattTATTGGATAAAAAACCATGGATGTCTCAAAACTTTCGAGGGTATGCTAAAGGGGTGATCGTTTAGTTTTGAACatatttaagaaatatatatttataaataaaatttttacgtacatgttcttatcgatctaaaagcaaaagcttaaaataaactaagatgaaAATACCTCTAAAgtcatctttaaatttaaaattataagtttaaattttagcatataagtataaatagaagtgaaaagataaggatGAAAAATCTTACTATCAGTCAAGATCAAGACTGGCTTCGAtttcaaaaccaaacaactcAAGACCTTTAATTTAATCTGCTGgatatatttacatcaatatttTGAAGCAAATCATTATCACCAACAGCTAATCAATATCTTGAACGAGTGGCCTAGTAAATGCCAACCAGCTCCACGCAAcattaattaactatattGATTTTATCACTATACTATATCTTTGCATGCTATACTTAAAACAAAAGCTACGGGTGATCGCCAAATGGTATCTTTACAAATGaagcataatttatatatataacttctaTGTTGTTACCGATTTAAAACCTAAGGCTAagataaactatgattaaaaacataaaaatgaacGTCACCGTGGGCAGCAAACAGCACGGGATGAGTAGATACGCAAGAGACGACGGGCGTCCGTGGCGCAACACGCCGGAACCGGCATCGATGGTGGCGGCATGCAGGCGTTGCGACTAGGGCAGGGTGAGGCTGGATCAATCGATCAGATCCCCTTTCTTTTCTATTGCTTAAATAGGGGATATTAATGAAAATTTgacaatccaaattaattcCATAACTATTAATTCATCCGGACTCCGATTAACATAAATATGTACTCTATTTTACACTATTCGATGTACCATACACGTCCACGGTCTCTAATCGTTTATCTGAGAAacaatttataagttaaattttcacACCTTCTATTAATTGTTAGTTAAAAGTAACCTTATTTAAACCTTGGGATATTACATTATATTGATGGGGAGCCATCTCAGTACCACCATTTGTATGTTGACAGGTTGCTCACAGGAACATGCCGTGAGAAGGGGGCCGACGAGGATAGCTTCCACCGGGCAGGGCATGCTCAAAATTAGCTAGGTGGTTGTTGCCTCTATGGGTGTAATTCCATCCTTTTTCCCATAGAGTAGTGCATGGATAGTTCACCTCTGTCCACCGGGAGGCCaggcaattttttttggagcaTTTGAGAATATTGCAACCTGTTGTCTACCAATGTTGCACCTTGGTATACTCAAATGTTTCACTCTGTTTTGATTGTatgtttcatatattaattttttttgtattgcAACCAATTTATGTTGAATGTTGCATCAgcttgaaacatttttttcataagtggtaaaacatttttcaccaaatatgaaaatatgtggaaaaaaattattgaggTTGAAACATCTTAAACATTTCTATCCATGGGATGAAACACCATCCGATAGTTTGTAATTAAGAGACATTCGGACATAGCTAGGCGCTTATAGTTCGCTAAACATCATTTTCGCAGATGTTGTGCATTGGCTACGTTGGGTTCAAAGCATTTTTGTAGGCCACCTACGAAAATGCTTACTAGTGTAGTGAGAGTGGACAATTGGACATGGGTGAACAATGAGTGATAGGCACACTTGCAAATCCCACTTACTTAGGAGggataaaacatatataaattaaatttatttattaacagTATTATGAAGGCTGGAGGCACACAGCATATATAGCAAAGTGAACAATAAGCGTAGCTCATAGAGCAGAAAACTAATGGGTATTACATCGAAGTACTGAGCTCAAACATTGCCTGTGGTCGTTGTATATTGTGTATAGGGCCGTAGGGGATAGAAGTAAATGGCCCAGGTACTTCATGCTTTTGGTAAAAGTTGGATGTGAAAACCTTCTGGGAATCGTAGTCCTGGAGCAAGCACCATTGTTCCTCCCTTGATTG from Oryza brachyantha chromosome 3, ObraRS2, whole genome shotgun sequence carries:
- the LOC102707666 gene encoding uncharacterized protein LOC102707666 isoform X1 yields the protein MTLCRLEMIFPPGFFTIMVHLVVHLATEAKLGGPVCYRSMYFVERYLCVLKSYVRNKAHPEGCIAEAYLADECMTFCSRYLEGFETKHNQPTRNDDSDESVACSDDECTPYLFPHVGKPLSKPRSYIIRGMTKMQAHRYVLFNYPDINSYLRTHADEIRRTYRQGRVTPKIIERIQNEKFHEWFRAHIMDLERKNGICSVNNDHRWLAHGPIGPAKRYRAFNTRGFRFRPKHLDGVTQNSGVVLSAKTSGYTKSNDANPILGDLTYYGRVIDIIELNYYGQFSVVLFKCE
- the LOC102707666 gene encoding uncharacterized protein LOC102707666 isoform X2; its protein translation is MTLCRLEMIFPPGFFTIMVHLVVHLATEAKLGGPVCYRSMYFVERYLCVLKSYVRNKAHPEGCIAEAYLADECMTFCSRYLEGFETKHNQPTRNDDSDESVACSDDECTPYLFPHVGKPLSKPRSYIIRGMTKMQAHRYVLFNYPDINSYLRTHADEIRRTYRQGRVTPKIIERIQNEKFHEWFRAHEDNNYSGIGEQISTRFGYRIMNFGPDE